GGGCGGCCCGTTCATCTAGAATCGGTGATGGAAAAGAAAGAGATTTTATTCTCGTATGATGGGAAGAGTATTCATCGTAAATATTTGTGAATAGGAATGAAGATGATGAACTCTGTTTTGAACAGGGTTCATCTTTTTTATTTCAATTAGAAAAGACAATAAAAAATTATAATAAATTGGAATATAAACCACGTCTTGATCCACAAAATATTTTCTGACTTAGAAAAAGGCTCAGACTTAAAAAAAATTATTGTTAACGATTAAGACAATCCAAAATAATAAGGAAATTTTAAGCGTTCACGACTTACACGTCCTAGTCAATTACTAGAGAATTATATACGTTATCCTACCATGCAGTCGTAGTTGAAAAAATGTCCATTGCAGAAAGTGAAATATTGCATCATCACATTGTGCCAATTCAGTCCCTGCGCACCGCTTCACAAACCGTCATGGGGTTTAATGTCTTCACATCTGGGTATGAAGAAAGCGGGCTGGGATATGGTCATTCGTTTAGCGAAAAACTCGAACCGAAAGATGATGGGACGTATGTGTTTACCTACTATTTAGGCATCGAGGAAGAAACGACTGAAGTCCGTCGTGTTCCACCGAACCACCAATTAAATAAACTGAAACAACATGCGTTAGACGCCACACTCATTGTGTCAGTGGGAAAACAAGAAATCGCCAGGTTCGGATTGACATCATGGAGTAAAAAAACTAATCAGAACAAGTAAAGGAAGCGAAAAGGGATCGAAAACAAGTGTAGGGAACGTGACCCATAGGCTTGGCTTATTTGCTCATCCTTTGTTAAAAATGGTAATAAAAAGGCATTACTGATTAGTTTTATCAATAATACTAGGTGTATGACTATTGAAGTGGGAGGATTTATAGCCAATAGCCTTACATTACTAAGTAAGTACATCCATTTCTGATGGGTCACGTCAAAATGGGGATGTGGACGTTTAAGGCAGCTATTTCTTATGGAACTTAAGGAATAGGATAGTTTAGTAAAACATGGAGTAAATAAATGCTATTGGAGGTAGTTATATTATGGAATTAGTTACACTAGAAGAGAATATCGCGAAGTTGAAAAATATTTACAAAATGTCAGACGATTTAATAAATAAGCTTTTATACACTAATGAAAAAACATATCCCTATCATCCAATAGAACTGAGTACTTTATTAACATTTGTAGATATTAATGAAGAACAAAGATTATGTACAATTATAGAAGGATTGCATAGAGACATAGGATTAAGTTATGAGACGTTAGCTGCTTATTGTGAATTAACTACGGAAGAGTTGGAAGAATTCTTGAGAAATCAAGAATCTTTAATCGATAAGAAAAAGTTTATAATAGCAGTTAGAATAATGTTTCTGCATCATATTTTGAAGGAAAAATATCCGACTGAGGGTAAAATAGAAGATTAAACTTCGCTGTCTTTATAGGTGAAGTTATTAGTGAATTAGCGGGTGTGGTAGTTGAATAAAATAAATAGTAGTTAGACCACACGTATTAGACAAGTCTAAGATGTTTGGTCTAACTATCAACTGTATTGCTTCCGTAATCAGCCTATAAAAAAGAGTAATGTTCCTGTGTACCGCACCTAGACATCACTTCATTGTATTGTCATCAAACCGATAAAAGAGCACTTTATCTTTATAGTGCCAAAATTCGAGGGATTGATTACGTTTCTTATCCACATAACCTAAAATGTCTACGCCCTGTTCTTCACGGGAATAGGTATTTTCACCGTAAGCGGCTTTTACTTTCTTAAGGGAATCACCTTCTTTGATTCCTTTTGAAGTCAGAACGTTTCCGTCCGCGCTAATACGCATGATCTCCCCCTTGGCGTTAACGGCAATTTGAATATTCTTTTGTAGTTGAAAGTAGGTATGATCTTCCGTTTTCTTATTCTCATGAAAATGTTCCCCATACGTATCGACAAATGCCTGATTGCTTATATTATCAATTAGGTAGAGTCCATTTATATTTTCTTCATGTAAGTCCGTTGTTGCTGTCCACTTATGATGAAAAGATCGAGGTAAGTTATGGTTCACGAACAAGAAAAAAAAGCCAATACAGAAGACGAGTATTATGCTGACGCTCCGCACTGTTTTTTTATTCATTTATGATCTCTCCCTAATAATCGATTGTTCTTGAAAGAAACTAAGGGAACTCCTACTTTTTTGGAGTATCCCTTATTGGTTAAATCTCCATATCATTCAATAAGCATTTTTTTAGGCAATATTGCTTTTAATTCAACTAAGTCATATATGACCAAATTAGCCTGAGTTGTAGGGTATGGTAAAGGTAATGAATAAATTCAAACGGATGCTGCCCAATTAGGATTTTGCAGTTAAGATAGTTACGAATTGTCTAAAGTAAAATCTTAGAACCCAGGGACGCATTAATAAAAAGCGTCTCTGGGTTCTTTCCATTCATTTATATATCCCACAATTATTCTTTGCTCTCAAGCAGACTAATTATAATGCCTATCAAATTCTTATGTTCATTATTAATGGATGGTTATAAGCTGAAATGCAAAGATTTTATCACTCATAGCGAAAAATGCATGGTCGTTTATGACTTAATAAACTAGAGTTTGCATTTTTTTCTTACCACGAAAAAGAAAGTTGTTCCTCACTTTCTAACGTTTACTCTCTCCCATCACGGTCCGCAGAATACTCTTGCGCCATGTCTTGGGTCGAAGATATGTCCGAGTAGTGTGCAATAGTCGATTCACGACTAGCATCCTCACCCTTTAATTGAACCAATAATCTACTAGCCTTATAAACCCCAAAGACCCAACCAAAGCAGGTAAGAAATGTTAATTTAATAGCGAAAAACAGGATACCACCTGAGAGATTGGTTGCATGGTGCATATCCCGCTCTTTTCTCGT
The Peribacillus sp. FSL H8-0477 genome window above contains:
- a CDS encoding HTH domain-containing protein; amino-acid sequence: MELVTLEENIAKLKNIYKMSDDLINKLLYTNEKTYPYHPIELSTLLTFVDINEEQRLCTIIEGLHRDIGLSYETLAAYCELTTEELEEFLRNQESLIDKKKFIIAVRIMFLHHILKEKYPTEGKIED